A region of Myxococcus stipitatus DSM 14675 DNA encodes the following proteins:
- a CDS encoding DUF7151 family protein: MAQMNWRYPLWGQGLLRALPMTTLLVLSACTEGTQGDPGPQGQQGPKGDTGERGPVGAEGPQGPVGPAGGPQGEAGKNAVARATPEAVGAHCALGGVKLEAGADDDGDGALDDAEVEASSYVCNGSQGPQGLQGPPGVQGPQGGQGIQGPRGDTGPAGAAGLHALSATAVEPAGANCAVGGVRLQFGLDTNGNGTLDSGEVTAALTRYVCTGAQGPQGIPGPPGATGSTGAAGATGATGPKGDPGSPGATGAPGATGATGATGATGATGPKGDPGSPGATGAAGATGATGATGATGPAGATGAKGDPGPPGSTGIYGDGSSGAWTINGTTDLTTSTGYNNLVAQGRATLQFTHLTISSTLIVPSGTVIRTTGDFTITSTGSIIVDQSSSDNGVGPAEAGVARIPASEPAGGLGLQPFQAAQLRPGVKGGGSGAKTLSVVGGDGGGTLVIFTQGTVRIQSGGSIHANGDAGTSAADGANVPGGGGGGGGIVAIVGRTAINIGGSVNAVGANGGAGDNTGNPSPGKGGGGGGGGGIISLFSSAPITLTGATNINGGSAGTSEGPTGASTATTAGGGGGASGGNGGSGGATGISSSAGTAGYVFQTVTPIPENLFL; encoded by the coding sequence ATGGCTCAGATGAACTGGCGATATCCCCTGTGGGGGCAGGGGCTGCTTCGCGCTCTACCGATGACGACCCTCCTGGTGCTGTCGGCATGTACGGAAGGGACGCAGGGAGACCCAGGACCTCAGGGACAGCAAGGGCCCAAGGGTGACACGGGCGAACGAGGCCCCGTGGGCGCGGAGGGACCGCAAGGCCCGGTGGGGCCCGCCGGTGGGCCTCAGGGCGAGGCGGGTAAGAATGCGGTCGCCCGCGCCACGCCGGAGGCCGTGGGCGCCCACTGTGCCCTGGGCGGCGTGAAGCTCGAGGCCGGCGCCGATGACGACGGTGACGGCGCGCTCGATGATGCCGAGGTGGAGGCCTCCAGCTACGTCTGCAATGGCTCGCAAGGGCCGCAGGGACTCCAAGGGCCACCAGGTGTCCAAGGTCCACAAGGGGGGCAGGGCATCCAGGGCCCGCGCGGCGATACCGGGCCGGCGGGCGCGGCGGGACTGCATGCGCTGTCGGCGACGGCCGTGGAGCCCGCGGGCGCGAACTGTGCCGTCGGGGGCGTGCGGCTCCAGTTCGGCCTCGACACCAATGGCAACGGCACGCTGGACTCGGGAGAGGTGACCGCGGCGCTGACGCGCTACGTGTGCACCGGCGCGCAGGGGCCGCAGGGAATCCCGGGGCCCCCGGGCGCGACGGGGTCGACCGGAGCCGCGGGAGCAACTGGCGCCACGGGGCCGAAGGGCGACCCGGGCTCGCCAGGTGCGACGGGTGCTCCAGGAGCGACCGGCGCCACGGGAGCCACGGGAGCAACTGGCGCCACGGGGCCGAAGGGCGACCCGGGCTCGCCAGGTGCGACGGGAGCCGCGGGAGCGACCGGCGCCACGGGAGCCACTGGAGCCACGGGGCCGGCCGGCGCGACAGGAGCGAAGGGCGACCCGGGCCCGCCGGGCTCGACGGGCATCTACGGCGATGGGTCGTCGGGGGCGTGGACCATCAACGGCACGACCGACCTGACGACCTCCACGGGCTACAACAACCTCGTCGCGCAGGGGCGGGCCACGCTGCAGTTCACCCACTTGACCATCTCGTCGACGCTCATCGTGCCCAGTGGCACGGTCATCCGGACGACGGGTGACTTCACCATCACCTCGACGGGCTCCATCATCGTCGACCAGTCCTCCTCCGATAACGGCGTGGGGCCCGCGGAGGCGGGGGTGGCGCGCATTCCCGCGAGCGAGCCGGCGGGGGGGCTCGGGCTGCAACCGTTCCAGGCCGCTCAGCTGCGACCGGGCGTCAAGGGCGGCGGTTCCGGAGCGAAGACCTTGTCCGTCGTCGGGGGCGATGGGGGCGGCACACTCGTCATCTTCACGCAGGGCACGGTCCGCATCCAGAGCGGGGGCTCCATCCACGCCAATGGTGATGCCGGAACCTCCGCCGCGGACGGCGCGAACGTGCCGGGCGGTGGCGGCGGCGGCGGCGGCATCGTCGCCATCGTCGGCAGGACGGCCATCAACATCGGAGGCAGCGTGAACGCCGTGGGCGCCAACGGCGGGGCGGGAGACAACACGGGCAACCCGAGCCCCGGCAAGGGCGGCGGCGGTGGCGGCGGAGGAGGCATCATCAGTCTGTTCTCCTCGGCCCCCATCACGCTGACGGGCGCGACCAACATCAACGGAGGCTCCGCCGGCACCTCGGAAGGGCCGACGGGCGCGAGCACCGCCACCACCGCGGGCGGCGGTGGCGGCGCATCGGGCGGCAACGGTGGCTCCGGCGGCGCCACGGGCATCTCGTCCTCGGCGGGCACGGCCGGCTACGTCTTCCAGACCGTCACGCCGATTCCAGAGAACCTCTTCCTCTAG
- a CDS encoding sterol desaturase family protein yields MELSLNPARRTDLGKRAGVTGGLLGVLCVFTEFCFLFPHLLVSADGRAFYSEHLGLFRGILQVAIITTFLLGAFSVFSLRSKAHGGIAIVLALVALLLGGSEAEPLTHQPRAMSAGLDYFVLELLVLGLLFIPMERLWGLHEQRIFREGWQTDLKHFFVSHVGVQLISFAVLIPVQVFFAWAVRADFQAHVAAQPVWLQFFEILFVVDLVSYWVHRAFHQIPWMWKFHAIHHSSLQMDWLASSRSHLVDVLVNRVAGFVPVFLLGFSPSAIYGYLVFVSFHAVYIHANVSHRWPYLRWLFATPEFHHWHHTSDEEGIDKNFAVFLSFIDVIFRTAHLPAHWPSRYGTTQFQPPETYLGQLAYPFKRHEETPYG; encoded by the coding sequence TTGGAACTCTCCTTGAATCCCGCCCGGCGCACCGACCTCGGCAAGCGCGCGGGTGTCACCGGCGGCCTGTTGGGCGTGCTGTGTGTGTTCACTGAATTCTGCTTCCTGTTTCCGCACCTGCTGGTGTCCGCGGACGGACGGGCCTTCTACTCGGAGCACCTGGGCCTGTTCCGAGGCATCCTCCAGGTCGCCATCATCACCACCTTCCTGCTGGGCGCCTTCAGCGTGTTCAGCCTGCGCTCCAAGGCCCATGGCGGCATCGCCATCGTGCTCGCGCTGGTGGCCCTGCTCCTGGGTGGCAGCGAGGCGGAGCCCCTCACCCACCAGCCGCGCGCGATGAGCGCGGGCCTGGACTACTTCGTGCTGGAGCTCCTCGTGCTGGGGTTGCTGTTCATCCCCATGGAGCGGCTGTGGGGGCTGCATGAGCAGCGCATCTTCCGCGAGGGCTGGCAGACGGACCTCAAGCACTTCTTCGTCAGCCACGTGGGCGTGCAGCTCATCTCCTTCGCGGTGCTGATTCCCGTGCAGGTCTTCTTCGCCTGGGCGGTGCGCGCGGACTTCCAGGCCCACGTCGCCGCCCAGCCGGTGTGGCTGCAGTTCTTCGAGATTCTCTTCGTGGTGGACCTGGTGAGCTATTGGGTTCACCGCGCCTTCCACCAGATTCCGTGGATGTGGAAGTTCCACGCCATCCATCACTCCAGCCTGCAGATGGACTGGCTGGCCAGCTCGCGCTCGCATCTGGTGGATGTGTTGGTCAACCGGGTGGCGGGCTTCGTCCCCGTGTTCCTCCTGGGCTTCAGCCCGTCCGCCATCTACGGCTACCTCGTCTTCGTCTCCTTCCACGCCGTCTACATCCACGCCAACGTGAGCCATCGCTGGCCCTACCTGCGCTGGCTGTTCGCGACGCCCGAGTTCCACCACTGGCACCACACGTCGGACGAGGAAGGCATCGACAAGAACTTCGCCGTCTTCCTCTCGTTCATCGACGTGATTTTCAGGACCGCGCACCTGCCGGCCCACTGGCCGTCACGGTATGGGACGACGCAGTTCCAGCCGCCGGAGACGTACCTGGGACAGCTCGCCTATCCGTTCAAGCGCCATGAGGAGACGCCCTACGGATAG
- a CDS encoding di-heme oxidoredictase family protein, whose product MRRRLYGLGIPLGALLLTAVWAQAARRSAPALLDLGPLATAVEPGEESPGGTTTVTDMGRNAFGRSPPNMDRSRWPEFHLGKRVFDRDWSDPDHLPGLGPLYSANSCMTCHVKDGKGRPPASPAEPVVSLAFQLGSASGPGPHPVYGEQLDLHRLGEARGEGTVEVSYDELPGEFASGEPYSLLRPRYRFKDLAHGPLGEGTPFSARVAPANFGLGLLEAIPEEALLALADPDDRDGDGISGRANQVLDVTEGHTRMGRFGWKANQPTLLQQVTHALVADMGLTTPVYPRAQEPQQAAATPDVKDYDLERLVFYTRLLAVPQRRDWDAPGVLRGKAVFRALGCAACHVDRAFETVDVPGFPELSKQRIQPYSDLLLHDLGEGLADGRPDGLATGREWRTPPLWGIGLTATVSGHTRFLHDGRARNVEEAVLWHGGEADPARERYTRLRREDREALLAFLGSL is encoded by the coding sequence ATGAGACGGCGGCTGTATGGGTTGGGCATCCCTCTTGGAGCGCTGCTGCTCACCGCCGTGTGGGCGCAGGCCGCGCGCCGTTCCGCTCCCGCGCTCCTGGACTTGGGGCCGCTCGCCACCGCCGTGGAGCCGGGCGAGGAGTCCCCCGGCGGCACCACCACGGTGACGGACATGGGGCGCAATGCGTTCGGACGCTCGCCGCCGAACATGGACCGCTCGCGCTGGCCTGAGTTCCATCTGGGCAAGCGGGTGTTCGACCGCGACTGGAGCGACCCCGACCACCTGCCGGGTCTGGGCCCGCTGTACAGCGCGAACTCCTGCATGACGTGTCATGTGAAGGATGGGAAGGGACGACCTCCCGCATCGCCCGCCGAGCCCGTCGTCTCCCTGGCGTTCCAGTTGGGTTCCGCCTCGGGCCCCGGACCGCATCCCGTGTATGGCGAACAGCTGGACCTGCACCGGCTCGGCGAGGCCCGAGGCGAGGGCACCGTCGAGGTGAGCTACGACGAGCTCCCCGGCGAGTTCGCCTCGGGAGAGCCGTACTCGCTGCTGCGGCCCCGCTACCGGTTCAAGGACCTGGCCCACGGCCCCCTGGGTGAGGGCACGCCGTTCTCCGCGCGTGTCGCGCCCGCCAACTTCGGACTGGGCTTGCTGGAGGCGATTCCCGAGGAGGCCCTGCTCGCGCTCGCGGACCCGGATGACCGGGACGGCGATGGCATCTCCGGGCGCGCCAACCAGGTGCTGGACGTCACCGAGGGCCACACGCGGATGGGCCGCTTCGGCTGGAAGGCCAACCAGCCCACCCTGCTCCAGCAAGTCACTCACGCGCTGGTGGCGGACATGGGCTTGACGACGCCCGTCTATCCGCGCGCGCAGGAGCCCCAGCAGGCCGCCGCGACGCCCGACGTGAAGGACTATGACCTGGAGCGGCTCGTCTTCTACACGCGGCTGTTGGCGGTCCCCCAGCGCCGGGACTGGGACGCGCCCGGCGTGCTGAGAGGCAAGGCGGTGTTCCGCGCCCTCGGCTGCGCGGCGTGCCATGTGGACCGCGCGTTCGAGACGGTGGACGTGCCCGGCTTCCCCGAGCTGTCGAAGCAGCGCATCCAGCCCTACTCGGACCTGCTGTTGCATGACCTGGGCGAGGGGCTCGCGGATGGCCGTCCGGATGGGCTGGCCACGGGCCGGGAGTGGAGGACGCCGCCGCTGTGGGGCATCGGCCTGACGGCCACGGTGAGCGGACACACGCGGTTCCTGCATGACGGACGCGCGAGGAACGTCGAGGAGGCCGTGCTGTGGCACGGTGGCGAGGCCGACCCCGCGCGGGAGCGCTACACGCGGCTGCGCCGGGAGGACCGGGAGGCGCTGCTCGCGTTCCTCGGCTCGCTCTGA
- a CDS encoding cytochrome-c peroxidase encodes MLSLSACEPGGQAEPVKPAPVQQEELATDAQALLDLVALTSLRPLAHEPVPQPVGSRIINQAAAIRLGKAFFWDIQTSGDGQTACATCHFAAGADDRRVNTIHPGFDNTFDSISGPGQTFTLAKITSDDRVGSQGPLRAAFTGLNPDLTSGADMCVVVPGAPFNEHRMVGPRHSPSVVGSGFYRNQFWGGEANVLFNGWNIWGDSGNNEAGILVRIENASLASQATGPVTNFSEQTCFGRFLVGPDGLGAKLLPRQPLQHQRVSTTDSVLGDMANPNGPGLLCDGEPCTYDAMVREAFGDPMGNVAVHFFSLLWGEALQAYQATLIPDQTPFDRFLSGHLTALTPKQIKGLAVFVGKGECINCHTGAMLSDATVSWYETAGPLNRDGGDTGFHNIGVRPTDDDLARGDLGIFGGVPNSVSLSPFDMGAFKTPTLRNVGLNAPYFHNGGYPTLDDVVDFYARGGDFQNPEKSLDIVPRTFSTSERAALVDFLANALTDCRVATYRAPFDHPELPFPNRATLPVTGRAGVGNCR; translated from the coding sequence ATGCTCTCTTTGTCGGCATGCGAGCCGGGAGGACAGGCGGAGCCCGTCAAGCCCGCGCCGGTGCAGCAGGAGGAGTTGGCGACGGATGCCCAGGCATTGCTGGACCTGGTGGCGCTGACGTCGCTGCGGCCGCTCGCGCATGAGCCGGTGCCTCAGCCGGTGGGCAGCCGCATCATCAACCAGGCCGCGGCCATCCGTCTGGGCAAGGCGTTCTTCTGGGACATCCAGACCAGCGGCGATGGGCAGACGGCCTGTGCCACGTGTCACTTCGCGGCGGGCGCGGACGACCGGCGCGTCAACACCATCCACCCCGGCTTCGACAACACGTTCGACAGCATCTCCGGTCCCGGGCAGACCTTCACGCTCGCGAAGATCACGAGCGATGATCGCGTGGGCTCGCAGGGGCCGCTGCGCGCGGCCTTCACGGGGCTGAACCCCGACCTGACCTCGGGCGCGGACATGTGCGTCGTGGTGCCGGGTGCGCCGTTCAACGAGCACCGCATGGTGGGGCCGCGCCACAGCCCCTCCGTGGTGGGCTCGGGCTTCTACCGGAACCAGTTCTGGGGCGGCGAGGCCAACGTCCTCTTCAACGGGTGGAACATCTGGGGTGACTCCGGCAACAACGAGGCGGGCATCCTGGTGCGCATCGAGAACGCGTCACTGGCGTCGCAGGCCACGGGGCCGGTGACGAACTTCAGCGAGCAGACCTGCTTCGGCCGCTTCCTCGTGGGCCCGGACGGCCTGGGCGCGAAGCTGCTCCCCCGCCAGCCGCTCCAGCACCAGCGCGTGTCCACCACGGACAGCGTGCTGGGTGACATGGCCAACCCCAACGGCCCCGGGCTCCTCTGCGACGGCGAGCCCTGCACCTACGATGCGATGGTCCGCGAGGCCTTCGGCGACCCGATGGGCAACGTCGCGGTCCACTTCTTCTCCCTCCTCTGGGGTGAGGCGCTCCAGGCGTACCAGGCCACGCTCATCCCGGACCAGACGCCGTTCGACCGGTTCCTCTCCGGCCACCTCACCGCGCTCACGCCCAAGCAGATCAAGGGCCTGGCCGTCTTCGTGGGCAAGGGTGAGTGCATCAACTGCCACACCGGCGCCATGCTGTCGGACGCGACGGTGAGCTGGTACGAGACCGCCGGCCCGCTCAACCGCGACGGCGGCGACACGGGCTTCCACAACATCGGCGTGCGCCCCACCGACGACGACCTGGCCCGCGGCGACCTGGGCATCTTCGGCGGTGTGCCCAACTCCGTCAGCCTCTCGCCCTTCGACATGGGCGCCTTCAAGACGCCGACCCTGCGCAACGTGGGCCTCAACGCGCCGTACTTCCACAACGGTGGCTATCCCACGCTCGACGACGTGGTGGACTTCTATGCGCGCGGGGGTGACTTCCAGAACCCGGAGAAGTCGCTCGACATCGTCCCGCGCACCTTCTCCACCTCCGAGCGCGCCGCGCTGGTGGACTTCCTCGCCAACGCCCTCACCGACTGCCGCGTGGCGACCTACCGCGCGCCGTTCGACCACCCGGAGCTGCCCTTCCCGAACCGCGCGACGCTGCCTGTCACCGGTCGCGCTGGCGTGGGCAACTGCCGGTAG
- a CDS encoding ABC transporter ATP-binding protein, with the protein MSTGTKSPLAGLGWAVQLGAQALEALARAAKLPLPRAPATVAGGSPEDLNRLGEWLDAVAQSQGLELDLRYTRHAEVESTLLRASPALLEVFTAEEGLQLIALLGTSAARGTARILAPDETVRDIPLSLLTTSVQALVEWDLIPTVDRVLERTRLPEPQLTRARKALLGAQLANTHLVAARTLRLPPGAKLPHHLGALSAAPRVMLLLVLAVLIQGCVLAGWWLMGQGAFEGQLDTGWLWAWALMGLTAVPLQAALAWTQGTLALDLSALLRRRLLTGALSLPVDEARRGGIGEYVGRTFESAGMEQMALAGSFTSLLAVVDLSLAASVTLSGPAGWLGLLALGAYCAVLGVLVVRQSQLFKGWTESRVVMTHALIERMLGHRTRLAQEQPSRWHEEEDQELARYAEASERWDAGTARVMTLARRGLLPVAIIATLPGVLAGASTASIAVGVGAALLGARAVMSLAAGSLALVGARVLFASVRPMLDAARLAPGATSHDTEDAAPQVAPLTSGDAPPKDQSLLELRDVFFKHPTSPRAVLERTSLTLHPGERVLLEGPSGSGKSTLASILTGLRRQGSGVVLLRGLDMATWTPGGWGAQIAGAPQFHENHIISGTLAMNVLLGRAWPHTQDDLKLARELCEELGLGDLLQRMPAGVLQMVGERGWQLSHGEQSRIFVARALLQRVQVVVLDEAFGALDPVTMRKVMACVEARAPTLVVIAHP; encoded by the coding sequence GTGAGCACCGGGACGAAATCACCGCTCGCGGGGCTCGGGTGGGCCGTGCAATTGGGCGCGCAGGCCCTGGAGGCCCTCGCGCGCGCCGCGAAGCTGCCGCTGCCTCGCGCCCCCGCCACGGTGGCGGGAGGCTCCCCCGAGGACCTGAACCGGCTGGGGGAGTGGCTGGACGCGGTGGCCCAGTCGCAGGGCCTGGAGCTGGACTTGCGCTACACGCGCCACGCGGAGGTGGAGAGCACGCTGCTGCGCGCCTCCCCCGCCCTGCTGGAGGTCTTCACCGCCGAGGAGGGCCTCCAGCTCATCGCGCTGCTGGGCACCTCCGCGGCGAGAGGCACGGCGCGAATCCTGGCGCCCGACGAGACGGTCCGAGACATCCCCCTGTCGCTGCTCACCACGTCCGTGCAGGCGCTCGTCGAGTGGGACCTGATTCCCACCGTGGACCGGGTCCTGGAGCGGACCCGGCTTCCCGAGCCCCAGCTCACGCGGGCCCGCAAAGCCCTCTTGGGTGCGCAGCTCGCCAACACGCACCTGGTCGCGGCCCGCACGCTGCGGCTGCCGCCCGGGGCGAAGCTCCCGCACCACCTGGGCGCGCTGTCGGCCGCCCCCCGCGTGATGCTCCTGCTGGTGCTGGCGGTGCTCATCCAGGGCTGCGTGCTCGCGGGCTGGTGGCTGATGGGCCAGGGCGCGTTCGAGGGACAGCTGGACACGGGCTGGCTCTGGGCGTGGGCCTTGATGGGACTGACGGCCGTGCCGCTCCAGGCCGCGCTCGCCTGGACGCAGGGCACGCTGGCGCTGGACCTCTCCGCGCTCCTGCGCCGCAGGCTGCTGACGGGGGCGCTGTCGCTCCCCGTGGACGAGGCGCGCCGAGGCGGCATCGGTGAGTACGTCGGGCGGACGTTCGAGAGCGCGGGCATGGAGCAGATGGCGCTCGCGGGCAGTTTCACCAGCCTGCTCGCGGTGGTGGACCTGTCGCTCGCGGCCAGCGTCACGCTGAGCGGGCCCGCGGGCTGGCTCGGGCTCCTCGCGCTGGGGGCGTACTGCGCGGTGCTCGGGGTGCTCGTCGTCCGGCAGTCGCAGCTGTTCAAGGGATGGACGGAGTCGCGGGTGGTGATGACACACGCGCTCATCGAGCGGATGCTCGGCCACCGCACGCGGCTGGCGCAGGAGCAGCCGTCCCGCTGGCATGAAGAGGAGGACCAGGAGCTGGCGCGCTACGCGGAGGCCTCCGAGCGCTGGGACGCGGGCACCGCGCGCGTGATGACGCTCGCGCGCCGGGGGCTGCTGCCGGTGGCCATCATCGCCACCCTCCCGGGCGTGCTCGCGGGGGCCTCCACGGCGAGCATCGCGGTGGGCGTGGGCGCGGCGCTGCTGGGCGCTCGCGCGGTGATGTCCCTGGCCGCGGGCTCCCTGGCCCTCGTGGGCGCGCGGGTGCTCTTCGCGAGCGTGCGTCCCATGCTCGACGCGGCGAGGCTCGCGCCGGGCGCCACCTCCCACGACACGGAGGACGCCGCGCCCCAGGTCGCGCCCCTCACGTCCGGCGACGCGCCGCCCAAGGACCAGTCCCTGCTGGAGCTGCGCGACGTCTTCTTCAAGCACCCCACCTCCCCGCGCGCGGTGCTCGAGCGCACCTCACTGACCCTGCACCCCGGGGAGCGCGTGCTGCTGGAGGGCCCGTCCGGCTCCGGCAAGTCGACGCTCGCCTCCATCCTCACGGGGCTGCGGCGGCAAGGCTCCGGCGTGGTGCTGCTGCGCGGCCTGGACATGGCCACGTGGACGCCCGGCGGCTGGGGCGCGCAAATCGCGGGCGCGCCCCAGTTCCACGAGAACCACATCATCTCCGGCACGCTGGCGATGAACGTGCTCCTGGGGCGCGCCTGGCCCCACACGCAGGACGACCTGAAGCTGGCGCGAGAGCTCTGCGAGGAGCTGGGCCTGGGCGACCTCCTCCAGCGCATGCCCGCGGGCGTCCTCCAGATGGTGGGCGAGCGCGGCTGGCAGCTCTCCCACGGCGAGCAGAGCCGCATCTTCGTCGCGCGCGCCCTGCTCCAGCGCGTCCAGGTCGTGGTGCTCGACGAGGCGTTCGGCGCGCTGGACCCGGTGACGATGCGCAAGGTGATGGCCTGCGTGGAGGCCCGCGCCCCCACGCTCGTCGTCATCGCCCACCCCTGA
- a CDS encoding ATP-binding cassette domain-containing protein, giving the protein MAGKRRLLIPEVIQTSAMDCGPAALKALFDGFGVPVSYGRLREACQTDVDGTSVDVLEELAGKLGMDATQVVLPRDHVLLPETQALPAIMVVRLADSNLHFVVVWRRWGHLIQIMDPAMGRRWVTVTELMDRLYVHAIAVPAEAFREWAGTQEFLAGMHLRLSALVGKASAERMVSTALADASWKSVACLDATTRLVQTLVDGGGVERGEATARFLEQLLVEAHAALAEGRAEQVIPASYWTAVGGPADEEVTLRGVVCILARGIRQERAEDEPPLSADLQAALSEPPTQPLRELVGLMRRDGVLAPAFLAAVALAAAVGGFLEALLLRGIIDAGRYLTTQEQRLAGVVTLLVLMGVLVLLELPLAQGTLRLGRGLELRLRLAFLDKIPRLGDRYFRSRLVSDMAQRCHGIHQVRTVPSLAVSVLRATAELLVTTLGLVWLAPGSAPFILLGGGLALAVPLLAQRSLLEADRRMRDFDGVLSRFYLDAMRGAVALRAHRAEMTLKRAHEEPLHEFVRAARTLLSRGIITDTLATLAATGGSVAIVLHAISRGIEPGAVLLLVYWALALATVGKQLADALRLYPAASSLTGRMMEPLLAPDEVGAGLEDVADAPHAQAQGGVGFALRQVEVKAAGFTVLEGIDVTVRPGEHVAIVGPSGAGKSSLVGILLGWHRPSSGRVEVDGQLLEGQVLARLRRQTAWVEPEVTLWNKSLVENLAYGVETGDVLPRVGQALRAADLIEFLDKLPQGLQTRLGEGGSLLSGGQGQRVRLGRALLRPGVRLAIFDEPFRGLERDRRAALLERSRQELSGATLLCIMHDIEETMTFDRVLVIQGGKLVEDANPRELAARADSVYRSLLDEEARMRATLSGGGGWRRMVLEQGLLTERPATGGRGQGEAA; this is encoded by the coding sequence ATGGCGGGCAAGCGACGACTCCTCATCCCCGAGGTCATCCAGACATCGGCCATGGACTGCGGCCCCGCGGCGCTGAAGGCGCTGTTCGATGGCTTCGGCGTCCCGGTCAGCTATGGCCGGCTGCGGGAGGCCTGTCAGACGGACGTCGACGGCACCTCGGTCGACGTGCTGGAGGAGCTGGCGGGGAAGCTGGGCATGGACGCCACGCAGGTCGTCCTGCCCCGGGACCACGTGCTCCTGCCGGAGACGCAGGCGCTGCCCGCCATCATGGTGGTGCGCCTGGCCGACAGCAACCTGCACTTCGTCGTCGTCTGGCGGCGCTGGGGCCACCTGATTCAAATCATGGACCCGGCCATGGGGCGCCGCTGGGTGACGGTGACGGAGCTGATGGACCGGCTCTACGTCCACGCCATCGCCGTCCCCGCCGAGGCCTTCCGTGAATGGGCCGGCACCCAGGAGTTCCTCGCGGGCATGCACCTGAGGCTCTCCGCGCTGGTCGGCAAGGCGAGCGCGGAGCGGATGGTCTCCACGGCCCTGGCGGATGCGTCCTGGAAGAGCGTGGCGTGCCTGGACGCGACGACGCGGCTGGTGCAGACGCTGGTGGACGGCGGCGGCGTGGAGCGAGGCGAGGCGACCGCGCGCTTCCTGGAGCAGCTGCTGGTGGAGGCCCACGCGGCGCTCGCGGAGGGGCGCGCGGAGCAGGTCATCCCCGCGTCCTACTGGACGGCGGTGGGAGGCCCGGCCGACGAGGAGGTCACCCTGCGCGGCGTCGTGTGCATCCTGGCCCGAGGCATCCGCCAGGAGCGCGCCGAGGACGAGCCGCCCCTCTCCGCGGACCTCCAGGCCGCCCTGAGCGAGCCGCCGACGCAGCCGCTGCGGGAGCTGGTGGGGCTGATGCGCCGCGACGGCGTGCTCGCGCCCGCCTTCCTCGCCGCCGTCGCGCTGGCGGCGGCCGTGGGCGGCTTCCTGGAGGCGCTGCTGCTGCGCGGCATCATCGACGCGGGGCGCTACCTCACCACGCAGGAGCAGCGGCTCGCGGGCGTCGTGACGCTCCTGGTGTTGATGGGCGTGCTCGTCCTGCTGGAGCTGCCGCTCGCTCAGGGGACGCTGAGGCTGGGCCGAGGACTGGAGCTGCGCTTGCGGCTGGCGTTCCTCGACAAGATTCCGCGCCTGGGGGACCGCTACTTCCGCAGCCGGCTGGTCTCCGACATGGCCCAGCGGTGTCACGGCATCCATCAGGTGCGCACCGTGCCCTCGCTCGCGGTCAGCGTGCTGCGCGCCACCGCGGAGCTGCTCGTCACGACGCTGGGCCTGGTGTGGCTGGCCCCGGGCAGCGCGCCGTTCATCCTCCTGGGCGGAGGGCTCGCGCTCGCGGTTCCGCTGCTCGCCCAGCGCTCGCTGCTGGAGGCGGACCGGAGGATGCGCGACTTCGACGGCGTGCTGTCGCGCTTCTACCTGGACGCCATGCGCGGCGCGGTGGCGCTGCGGGCCCACCGCGCGGAGATGACGCTGAAGCGCGCCCACGAGGAGCCGCTGCACGAGTTCGTCCGCGCCGCGAGGACGCTGCTCAGCCGGGGCATCATCACCGACACGCTGGCCACGCTCGCGGCGACGGGAGGCTCGGTGGCCATCGTCCTCCACGCCATCTCGCGGGGCATCGAGCCGGGCGCCGTGCTGCTGCTCGTGTACTGGGCGCTGGCGCTCGCCACGGTGGGCAAGCAGCTGGCGGACGCGCTGCGCCTGTACCCCGCGGCCTCGTCGCTGACCGGTCGCATGATGGAGCCGCTGCTCGCGCCCGACGAGGTGGGCGCGGGGCTGGAGGACGTGGCCGACGCGCCCCACGCCCAGGCGCAAGGGGGCGTGGGCTTCGCGCTGCGGCAGGTGGAGGTGAAGGCCGCGGGCTTCACCGTGCTGGAGGGCATCGACGTGACGGTGCGGCCCGGGGAGCACGTGGCCATCGTCGGCCCGTCGGGCGCGGGCAAGTCGTCGCTCGTCGGCATCCTGCTGGGCTGGCACCGGCCGTCCTCGGGGCGCGTGGAGGTGGATGGCCAGCTGCTGGAGGGACAGGTGCTCGCGCGCCTGCGGCGGCAGACGGCGTGGGTGGAGCCCGAGGTGACGCTGTGGAACAAGTCGCTGGTGGAGAACCTCGCGTACGGCGTGGAGACGGGTGACGTGCTGCCGCGCGTGGGACAGGCCCTGCGCGCCGCGGACCTCATCGAGTTCCTCGACAAGCTCCCGCAGGGGCTTCAGACGCGGCTGGGCGAAGGCGGCAGCCTGCTGTCGGGCGGCCAGGGGCAACGGGTGAGGTTGGGACGCGCGCTGCTGCGGCCCGGCGTGCGGCTGGCCATCTTCGACGAGCCCTTCCGCGGCCTGGAGCGAGACCGCCGCGCCGCGCTGCTGGAGCGCTCCCGCCAGGAGCTCTCGGGCGCCACGCTGCTGTGCATCATGCACGACATCGAGGAGACGATGACGTTCGACCGCGTCCTCGTCATCCAGGGCGGCAAGCTCGTGGAGGACGCCAACCCCCGGGAGCTCGCCGCGCGCGCGGACTCCGTGTACCGCTCGCTGCTCGACGAGGAGGCCCGCATGCGCGCGACGCTGTCGGGGGGCGGCGGCTGGCGGAGGATGGTGCTGGAGCAGGGCCTGCTCACCGAGCGGCCCGCGACAGGTGGACGAGGCCAGGGGGAGGCGGCGTGA